One genomic region from Leptospira tipperaryensis encodes:
- the rplU gene encoding 50S ribosomal protein L21, translated as MYAIISVGNRQFKVTQDQEFLTEKTGKNAGESFDAKVLLFAESSNKVHIGQPELKTARVSLKVLEDVKGEKIHAYVYKRRKNYQKAWGHRQQLQKVKVVSLSAV; from the coding sequence ATGTACGCTATTATTTCAGTTGGAAACAGACAATTCAAAGTAACCCAAGATCAGGAATTCCTGACCGAAAAAACCGGTAAAAATGCGGGCGAATCCTTTGACGCGAAGGTTCTTCTCTTCGCAGAATCCAGCAATAAAGTTCATATCGGACAACCCGAGCTCAAAACCGCTCGTGTATCCCTGAAAGTTTTGGAAGACGTAAAAGGTGAGAAGATTCACGCTTACGTTTACAAAAGACGTAAGAACTATCAAAAAGCTTGGGGTCATAGACAACAGCTTCAGAAAGTTAAGGTAGTATCTCTCTCTGCGGTTTGA
- a CDS encoding ribosomal-processing cysteine protease Prp — protein sequence MIAIRITRKEELYSSLESEGHSPTSLGKKGENLLCSAVSVLVQTLYLHLLQTGNAKPAEIRDGYLRFEVLPKDNVLIHNSFELVLSGLKNLKNQYPKEMELIGVPEDGT from the coding sequence TTGATCGCCATTCGGATCACTCGCAAAGAAGAGTTATATTCTTCCTTAGAAAGTGAGGGACATTCCCCGACTTCCTTAGGAAAAAAGGGTGAGAATCTTCTCTGCTCTGCCGTCTCGGTTCTGGTTCAGACACTTTATCTGCACCTCCTCCAAACCGGTAACGCAAAACCCGCTGAGATCCGCGATGGATATCTCCGGTTCGAAGTTCTCCCCAAAGACAATGTTTTAATTCATAATAGTTTTGAATTGGTTCTCTCCGGACTTAAAAATCTGAAGAATCAATACCCGAAAGAAATGGAACTGATAGGAGTACCAGAAGATGGCACATAA
- the rpmA gene encoding 50S ribosomal protein L27, with product MAHKKGGGSSKNGRDSNSQRLGVKRFGGESVLAGNILVRQRGTKFRPGNNVGLGKDHTLFALVHGKVKFEMVSKLKMQVSVYPE from the coding sequence ATGGCACATAAGAAAGGTGGTGGATCCTCAAAGAACGGCCGGGATTCGAATTCCCAGAGACTCGGAGTAAAACGTTTTGGCGGAGAATCCGTTCTCGCCGGAAACATTCTAGTTCGCCAAAGAGGAACGAAGTTCCGCCCTGGCAATAACGTAGGACTTGGTAAAGATCATACTCTCTTTGCTCTCGTTCACGGAAAAGTAAAGTTCGAGATGGTTTCCAAGTTGAAAATGCAGGTTTCCGTTTACCCGGAATAA
- the obgE gene encoding GTPase ObgE encodes MESFVDEVAIEVYAGHGGPGSVHFRREKYAEFGGPDGGDGGIGGNIIIRPNLSMYTLDKYLSKRKFKAEAGFPGVGDNCSGKKGEDLILFVPLGTQIYDEETGDLLFDFVTDTQEYVVVRGGRGGKGNTHFKSSTNQTPRFAQPGEDGEYKFLKLSLKLLADVGIVGLPNAGKSTLISKITDAHPKIAGYAFTTLSPNLGVVKRRGDIFRFTIADIPGIIEGASMGIGLGLSFLRHIERVKGILYLFDSSSLDIEEDLKMLRNELSTYNPELLKRPYLIVLNKIDIWDDSEFTKDLISKVSHLGKVVAISADQETNLEGLLETMDETFFKDEIEKVLKPKESKTNSSLEQDTSLPKESVLDETE; translated from the coding sequence ATGGAATCCTTTGTAGACGAAGTCGCAATAGAAGTTTACGCCGGACACGGCGGGCCAGGCTCTGTACATTTTCGAAGAGAAAAGTATGCGGAGTTCGGAGGTCCGGACGGTGGAGACGGCGGCATCGGCGGAAACATAATCATTCGCCCGAATCTTTCCATGTACACCCTCGACAAATATCTTTCGAAAAGAAAGTTCAAAGCCGAAGCAGGATTCCCCGGAGTCGGAGACAATTGTTCCGGTAAAAAAGGCGAAGACCTGATTCTTTTTGTTCCTCTCGGAACACAAATCTACGACGAAGAAACCGGAGACCTTCTTTTCGACTTCGTCACCGATACGCAAGAATACGTCGTGGTTCGCGGCGGACGCGGCGGTAAAGGGAATACTCATTTTAAATCTTCCACCAATCAAACTCCACGTTTTGCTCAGCCGGGAGAAGACGGAGAATATAAATTCCTAAAACTTTCACTCAAACTTTTGGCGGACGTGGGAATCGTAGGTCTTCCAAACGCGGGTAAATCGACTCTGATCTCAAAGATCACCGACGCGCATCCAAAAATCGCGGGTTATGCGTTCACCACTCTTTCTCCAAACCTTGGAGTTGTTAAACGAAGAGGAGACATCTTTCGTTTTACGATCGCGGATATTCCCGGAATCATAGAAGGCGCGAGTATGGGAATCGGACTCGGTCTTTCTTTTCTTCGTCACATCGAACGTGTAAAAGGAATTCTTTATCTCTTTGATTCTTCTTCCTTGGATATCGAAGAAGATTTGAAGATGCTTCGAAACGAACTTTCGACTTACAATCCGGAACTTCTCAAACGTCCTTATCTTATCGTCCTCAACAAAATCGATATCTGGGATGATTCCGAATTTACAAAGGATCTGATCTCCAAGGTCTCTCATTTAGGAAAGGTCGTTGCGATCTCAGCGGACCAAGAAACTAATTTAGAAGGACTTCTTGAAACGATGGATGAAACTTTTTTCAAGGATGAGATCGAGAAGGTCTTAAAACCGAAAGAATCAAAAACGAATTCTTCTCTTGAACAGGACACTTCGCTTCCTAAGGAAAGCGTCTTGGATGAAACGGAATAG
- the proB gene encoding glutamate 5-kinase, translating to MERSSLSEKIRSSEMIVIKVGSARLSGPESEVNDFLFQLVSDIRHLRDLGKKVILVSSGAIARGKLLLSELPSSIASGDSLSEKQALAAMGQNRLVNLYDSFFSKVNLSIAQILFGVLDLESKEGYKNLKNTFTQLLEWGILPVVNENDSVATEEVRFGDNDMLSALVSLIVGADLLVILTGVDGFLKEERVVPFLEKIRKEDLDLAGGPSGPGTGGMFTKLKSAGLLSEAGVPTAILNGKRMHIIREFLEQNTIGTLVAPSGNRVFSEEDVKEIIRKNRNGNGNGGTNL from the coding sequence ATGGAACGTTCTTCTCTCTCTGAAAAAATCCGATCTTCGGAAATGATCGTAATCAAAGTCGGCTCGGCGAGGCTTTCAGGGCCGGAGTCGGAAGTAAACGACTTCCTATTTCAGTTGGTGAGCGACATCCGTCATCTCAGAGACCTTGGCAAAAAGGTGATTCTGGTTTCCTCAGGAGCGATCGCTCGCGGCAAACTTTTGTTAAGCGAACTCCCCTCTTCCATTGCGTCCGGAGATTCTCTCTCGGAAAAACAAGCCTTGGCGGCAATGGGTCAAAATCGGCTCGTCAATCTCTACGACAGTTTTTTTTCCAAGGTAAACCTAAGTATCGCGCAGATTCTTTTTGGAGTCTTGGATCTGGAGTCTAAAGAAGGATACAAGAATCTTAAGAACACATTCACCCAACTTTTAGAATGGGGAATTCTTCCCGTCGTAAACGAAAACGATTCCGTCGCGACCGAAGAAGTGAGATTCGGAGACAACGACATGCTTTCGGCGCTCGTAAGTTTGATCGTAGGCGCGGATCTTCTCGTCATTCTTACGGGTGTGGACGGTTTTTTAAAAGAAGAACGAGTTGTTCCATTCTTAGAAAAAATTCGAAAAGAAGATTTGGATCTCGCGGGAGGACCGAGCGGTCCCGGAACCGGAGGAATGTTTACAAAACTCAAATCCGCCGGTTTACTTTCGGAAGCCGGAGTTCCGACCGCAATTTTGAACGGTAAAAGAATGCACATAATCCGGGAATTTTTGGAACAAAACACGATCGGAACGTTAGTCGCTCCTTCCGGAAATCGTGTTTTTTCCGAGGAAGACGTAAAGGAAATCATTCGAAAAAATCGGAACGGAAATGGAAACGGAGGAACTAATCTATGA
- a CDS encoding glutamate-5-semialdehyde dehydrogenase, with product MKEIEYVEDLCARAKKASRTLKALPSSLKNKILLDLADILEKRKAEILSANELDLKDGKEKNLSSALMDRLLLNDKRITGMASALREIVALPDPVGEVTRGLTLPNGLELVTRRVPLGVVMVIYESRPNVTIDVGALSFKSGNACILRGGSEAFHSNAALVKLFHEVLQKEGIDVGAVTFVDKTDRAFMLPFFQQTSTIDIVVPRGGEGLIKFVSEHSKIPVVKHDKGVCNLFIDQDADPEKVIPIVINSKVQRPGVCNATENLILHTGYPFRKELLEALAKQGVDLLLDPSSLSLYPKGKAVKEEDYLEEFLDLRLSVKTVSSLEEALAFIEKTSSGHTEAIVTEDLSTAKIFTSSLDSAALFINCSTRFHDGGEFGLGAEVGISTGKLHVRGPMGLVHLTTTTTYVTGNGQIRG from the coding sequence ATGAAAGAAATAGAATATGTGGAAGATCTCTGCGCTCGCGCTAAAAAAGCGTCTCGAACTCTAAAAGCGCTCCCGTCTTCTCTCAAAAACAAAATCCTCCTTGATCTGGCTGATATATTAGAAAAACGGAAAGCGGAGATTCTATCCGCAAACGAGTTGGACCTAAAAGACGGAAAAGAAAAAAATCTTTCTTCAGCGCTTATGGACCGCCTTCTTCTAAATGATAAACGAATTACGGGAATGGCATCGGCTCTTCGAGAAATCGTTGCCCTTCCCGATCCGGTTGGCGAAGTCACGAGAGGTTTGACTCTCCCCAACGGACTCGAACTCGTCACGAGAAGAGTTCCTCTCGGTGTCGTGATGGTTATTTACGAATCCCGTCCGAACGTTACGATCGATGTCGGCGCACTTTCTTTTAAATCCGGAAACGCTTGTATCCTTCGCGGAGGAAGCGAAGCGTTTCACTCTAACGCGGCTTTGGTGAAACTTTTTCACGAAGTTTTGCAAAAAGAAGGAATCGACGTCGGTGCCGTTACTTTTGTAGACAAGACCGATCGCGCTTTTATGCTTCCTTTCTTTCAACAAACTTCGACGATCGATATCGTCGTCCCAAGGGGCGGAGAAGGACTGATCAAGTTTGTTTCAGAACATTCTAAAATTCCGGTCGTAAAACACGACAAAGGTGTTTGTAATCTTTTTATCGATCAAGACGCGGATCCGGAGAAAGTGATTCCCATCGTTATCAACTCAAAGGTGCAAAGACCCGGAGTTTGCAACGCGACCGAAAATTTAATTCTTCATACGGGATATCCGTTTCGCAAAGAACTTTTAGAGGCTCTCGCAAAACAAGGAGTCGATCTTTTACTCGATCCTTCTTCTCTTTCTCTCTATCCAAAAGGGAAAGCAGTAAAGGAAGAAGACTATTTAGAAGAATTTTTAGATCTGAGACTTTCGGTAAAAACGGTTTCCTCTTTGGAGGAAGCGTTAGCTTTCATTGAAAAAACTTCTTCCGGTCACACGGAAGCGATCGTAACCGAAGACTTAAGCACCGCGAAAATTTTCACCAGCTCTTTGGATTCCGCGGCCTTGTTTATCAATTGTTCTACTCGTTTTCACGACGGCGGAGAATTCGGCCTGGGAGCGGAAGTCGGGATTTCTACCGGAAAACTGCACGTTAGAGGCCCTATGGGTTTGGTTCACCTTACGACTACGACGACTTACGTGACCGGGAACGGACAAATCCGAGGATAG
- the nadD gene encoding nicotinate (nicotinamide) nucleotide adenylyltransferase: MPEGDKILTGIFGGSFDPPHEGHSGIIKSFFAEIPDCKEIFLIPNRQNPLKEKKATTSEDILGMLHLFVQEFSNPIRILDTELKKDGPSYTVETLRELKKTYSNRDFILLIGEDNYDSFHKWKDWRIILENVKFVCVFRRVSERVPVNPNLQEVSDKFTFLNNPLLPVSSTELRREFQSSMEASRVLDNLRDYIKKKDLYRK; the protein is encoded by the coding sequence ATGCCTGAGGGAGATAAAATCCTCACCGGTATTTTCGGAGGGAGTTTCGATCCTCCACATGAAGGACATTCAGGAATTATTAAGTCTTTCTTTGCTGAAATTCCGGATTGTAAGGAAATTTTTTTAATCCCAAATCGGCAAAATCCACTCAAAGAAAAAAAAGCCACTACTTCCGAAGATATATTAGGAATGCTGCATCTATTTGTTCAGGAATTTTCGAATCCGATCCGAATACTCGACACCGAACTTAAGAAAGACGGCCCCAGCTACACGGTGGAAACTCTTCGAGAACTAAAGAAAACTTATTCTAATCGCGATTTTATACTTTTGATCGGTGAGGACAATTATGACAGCTTTCATAAATGGAAAGATTGGAGAATCATTCTAGAGAATGTTAAATTCGTCTGCGTCTTTCGGAGAGTCTCGGAAAGGGTTCCAGTAAATCCAAATCTGCAAGAAGTCTCGGATAAATTCACTTTCTTAAACAATCCCCTCCTTCCGGTCAGTTCTACGGAATTGCGGCGAGAATTTCAGTCCTCGATGGAAGCTTCGAGAGTTCTCGACAATCTTCGTGATTACATCAAAAAAAAAGATTTGTATCGAAAGTAG
- a CDS encoding UDP-N-acetylmuramoyl-tripeptide--D-alanyl-D-alanine ligase: MKADFFYDPETIRRVLGSPIDTWFKKESQITSITTASNEAEAGSLFVPLRGNRDGHEFIRDALSRGTSYFLIEENHPLRASLSPEEEQKAIFVSDTLLALGGLAAFHRARFRPIIIAVTGSSGKTTTKELLGNCLRNLEESALVVTEKNYNNEIGLPFTLFRITDQTRIVVCEMGMNHKGEISRLSAIAKPDFAIITTIGTAHIEFLGSQKNIAKAKAEIVEGFSNGGKLFFPSNGEYSKILKKKLRKFGGKLILTEPERTFRILDKKPLGFSLEYKGKIIDWNLPGEKLLGNLALSVACLETIGAPEDWILDGISSFRSGNKRLDLQNGKYSVINDTYNANYESMISSLEVADQLANGKDFYAVLGDMKELGKHSFTFHKKLGKRCAEFKNLKGLFTFGQDAKWIQEEFLKRSDSSKFSYHFPGTTEGLKELLDIFLEKVPESSVVLAKASRGIQLERFVEALPV, encoded by the coding sequence ATGAAGGCAGACTTCTTTTATGATCCGGAAACGATCCGTAGAGTTTTAGGATCACCCATCGATACTTGGTTCAAAAAGGAATCTCAGATCACCAGCATCACGACCGCTTCGAATGAAGCGGAAGCAGGTTCGCTCTTCGTCCCACTTCGAGGAAATCGAGACGGACACGAATTCATCCGGGACGCACTCTCTCGAGGCACCTCTTATTTTTTAATCGAAGAAAACCATCCTTTACGCGCAAGCCTCTCTCCGGAAGAAGAACAAAAAGCGATCTTTGTAAGCGATACGTTACTCGCGCTTGGAGGTCTCGCGGCCTTTCATCGCGCACGTTTCCGCCCGATCATTATTGCGGTTACCGGATCGAGCGGCAAAACGACTACAAAGGAACTCCTAGGAAATTGTCTTCGCAACTTGGAAGAATCCGCATTGGTCGTCACTGAAAAAAACTATAACAATGAAATCGGTCTTCCTTTTACGCTCTTTCGAATCACCGATCAGACTCGGATTGTGGTTTGTGAAATGGGGATGAATCATAAAGGTGAAATCTCTCGACTTTCGGCCATCGCAAAACCGGACTTCGCGATCATTACGACAATCGGCACTGCACATATCGAATTTTTAGGAAGCCAGAAAAATATCGCGAAAGCAAAGGCTGAAATCGTAGAAGGATTCTCCAACGGAGGAAAACTTTTTTTTCCAAGTAATGGAGAATATTCTAAAATTCTAAAGAAGAAACTTCGTAAATTCGGAGGGAAACTGATTCTTACCGAGCCGGAAAGGACGTTTAGAATCTTAGATAAAAAACCTCTCGGTTTCTCTCTCGAATACAAAGGCAAAATAATCGATTGGAATCTTCCCGGAGAAAAACTCCTGGGAAATCTTGCGCTTTCAGTGGCTTGTCTCGAAACGATCGGAGCTCCGGAAGACTGGATCTTGGATGGGATCTCGAGCTTTCGATCCGGAAACAAACGACTCGATTTACAAAACGGAAAGTATTCGGTTATAAACGACACATACAATGCAAATTATGAATCTATGATATCCTCTCTCGAAGTCGCGGATCAACTCGCGAACGGAAAGGATTTTTACGCGGTCTTAGGCGACATGAAGGAGCTGGGAAAACATTCCTTCACATTTCATAAGAAATTAGGAAAACGTTGCGCGGAATTTAAGAATTTAAAAGGACTCTTTACGTTCGGACAGGACGCGAAGTGGATCCAAGAAGAATTTTTAAAACGTTCGGATTCATCAAAATTCTCATATCACTTTCCGGGAACGACGGAAGGCCTCAAAGAACTCTTGGATATCTTTCTCGAAAAAGTTCCCGAATCTTCAGTCGTTTTAGCAAAAGCTTCGAGAGGAATTCAACTGGAACGCTTCGTAGAAGCTCTTCCAGTTTAG
- the purE gene encoding 5-(carboxyamino)imidazole ribonucleotide mutase produces MSAKVAIIMGSHSDWETMKEAELILKDFGVSVHKEIVSAHRSPELMLEFSKSAKDAGYSVIIAGAGGAAHLPGMVASMTTLPVLGVPIQSKALNGLDSLLSIVQMPGGVPVGTLAIGAAGAKNAGLLAIRILSLQDSKLAEKLSKYRDQIREDALSKNKDLL; encoded by the coding sequence TTGAGCGCAAAAGTTGCAATCATCATGGGAAGTCATTCCGATTGGGAAACGATGAAAGAAGCCGAACTCATCCTCAAGGATTTCGGAGTTTCCGTTCACAAAGAAATTGTTTCCGCTCACAGATCTCCCGAACTTATGTTAGAATTTTCTAAATCTGCAAAGGACGCCGGCTATTCGGTTATCATCGCAGGCGCCGGAGGCGCCGCTCATCTTCCGGGGATGGTTGCTTCGATGACTACACTTCCCGTCTTAGGCGTTCCGATTCAGAGCAAGGCTTTGAACGGTTTAGACAGTCTTCTTTCCATCGTCCAGATGCCGGGCGGAGTTCCCGTAGGAACTTTGGCTATCGGAGCCGCGGGGGCTAAGAATGCGGGGTTACTCGCGATTAGAATTCTCTCTCTTCAGGATTCTAAACTCGCAGAGAAACTTTCCAAATATCGGGATCAAATCCGCGAAGACGCGCTCTCTAAGAATAAGGATCTTCTGTGA
- a CDS encoding 5-(carboxyamino)imidazole ribonucleotide synthase yields MTQKKVLLPGAKLGVMGSGQLARMFALEAIPNGYEVFVYSPDSHSPAGGVGAKEFVSEYDDKEALLSFLKSIDALTFEFENIPETALSIIEEFEKESNLIVRPSPNCIRIAQNRWKEKSSFREAKIPTVNFYPIFTDQDKNETPSKVSYPCILKTNTMGYDGKGQVKCKSKEELISTLSTLQEFNHIVEEFFPFTSEASVIIARFQDGTISHFRPSLNIHKNHILDLTFHPGNFSPNIEKNLVDFAKKLAEEIDYVGVFGIEFFIKGDEILCNEFAPRPHNSGHFTQDGGSLSQFSLQLRTLCNLPSPKEIPVRAVTMKNILGEDYKPGSKLWNQTLENPHYHLHLYGKTEARKGRKMGHWNYSGPNPESAFKDWE; encoded by the coding sequence GTGACACAAAAGAAAGTTCTTCTTCCCGGCGCCAAGCTCGGAGTCATGGGCTCCGGTCAACTCGCGAGAATGTTTGCGTTGGAAGCGATTCCGAACGGTTACGAAGTTTTTGTCTATTCTCCGGATTCACATTCTCCGGCGGGAGGCGTGGGTGCGAAGGAATTTGTCTCCGAATACGACGACAAAGAGGCGCTCTTATCATTTTTAAAATCGATCGATGCTCTTACTTTCGAATTTGAGAATATTCCAGAAACTGCACTTTCTATCATCGAGGAATTTGAAAAAGAATCCAACCTCATCGTACGTCCTTCTCCGAATTGTATTCGAATCGCACAAAATCGCTGGAAAGAAAAATCTTCCTTTCGCGAGGCAAAAATCCCAACTGTAAATTTTTATCCCATTTTCACCGATCAGGATAAAAACGAAACTCCGTCCAAGGTTTCTTACCCTTGTATTCTAAAAACGAATACGATGGGTTATGACGGGAAAGGACAAGTGAAGTGTAAGTCAAAGGAAGAATTGATTTCAACGCTTTCAACTCTCCAGGAGTTCAATCATATCGTGGAGGAATTCTTTCCTTTTACTTCCGAGGCCTCCGTAATCATTGCGAGATTTCAAGACGGAACGATCTCGCATTTTCGTCCCTCCTTAAACATTCATAAGAATCATATCTTAGATCTCACCTTTCATCCCGGAAATTTTTCTCCGAACATCGAAAAGAACCTCGTCGACTTCGCAAAAAAATTGGCCGAGGAGATCGACTACGTTGGAGTTTTTGGAATCGAATTTTTTATCAAAGGAGATGAAATTCTCTGTAACGAATTTGCACCGAGACCGCATAACTCGGGTCATTTTACGCAAGACGGAGGTTCTCTCTCGCAGTTTTCTCTTCAGTTGAGAACACTCTGCAACCTTCCTTCTCCGAAAGAAATCCCCGTGAGAGCCGTTACAATGAAGAATATTCTGGGAGAAGATTACAAACCAGGATCCAAACTCTGGAATCAAACATTAGAAAATCCTCATTATCATCTCCATCTCTATGGAAAAACGGAAGCAAGAAAGGGAAGAAAGATGGGGCACTGGAATTACTCGGGTCCGAATCCGGAATCCGCTTTCAAGGACTGGGAATAG
- a CDS encoding FG-GAP-like repeat-containing protein has translation MRFYYLLRSSFRTVLPPLFLSIVLNVFTANCWSNAFFKPPVECVGNINNGLCPKENSFGLILTGIYAGFLYAENAVTVSNLANYSILQSGFLVGKAQTPSVYVSLDDAPGTFVSVDASSQWRYQLPAPAVTGTFWKLGTKHKISVFAVDALGSIFGGKTVNVIKGMNRDTNGDGFADVILSVSPGNAVVGYGLVFLSHGDTGIPSTAPDSILTDGQAGGTYFGDRIGSGDFNGDGYADMLIGAQASPAFGTIGAAFIFHSSGQNGILSQNLLSGGSYNTLIQGQNGGERLGSMVLGGDVNNDGYDDAILTSPWVNGLGYIFYSQGPSGVPSKNLGAGGLADIKYLGAADNFGSSSSVGDINADGYMDLVIGAPTFNTNQGRIYIFISNAGTLPLTPQYLISPNAQCPPGGGCGYASSMIQLADFNGDSCADLAVTAQGYGTNRGLVFAYHSNCSSTNPFSNTPSTTLLGPSLSTCNAGNNCSFGSSMSAGDTNGDGFADLLVGAYQSSNNFGNVYLFQSAGANGIVNVDLSSGGTANATLGGESAGLNFGIFSVLQDINGDGLSDILVSAPDPIATGASQVGKGKVHFFKNVPSVGPGNQNLSTGGKATATLTYVNGLSFGNSVAFDQIDLLESKISFLFR, from the coding sequence ATGAGATTCTATTATTTATTAAGATCATCGTTTCGAACCGTGCTTCCTCCTCTATTTCTATCTATTGTTTTGAATGTGTTTACGGCCAATTGCTGGTCTAACGCTTTTTTCAAACCTCCGGTAGAATGTGTGGGTAACATAAACAACGGGCTTTGTCCGAAAGAGAATTCTTTCGGTTTGATCTTAACGGGAATATATGCCGGATTCTTATATGCTGAAAACGCAGTTACAGTTTCTAATTTAGCAAATTATTCTATTCTTCAATCCGGTTTTTTAGTCGGTAAGGCGCAGACTCCTTCCGTGTATGTTTCTTTGGACGATGCGCCGGGAACCTTCGTATCGGTGGACGCTTCTTCCCAATGGAGATATCAACTCCCCGCACCCGCAGTTACGGGAACCTTCTGGAAATTGGGGACAAAACATAAGATTTCGGTCTTTGCGGTCGACGCGTTAGGCAGCATCTTCGGCGGGAAAACCGTAAATGTAATCAAAGGAATGAACCGAGATACAAACGGGGACGGTTTTGCGGATGTCATTCTTTCGGTTTCACCGGGTAATGCGGTTGTCGGGTACGGTCTTGTATTCTTAAGTCATGGAGATACGGGAATCCCGTCTACCGCACCGGACTCAATTCTTACGGATGGTCAAGCCGGAGGAACCTATTTCGGAGATCGGATCGGTTCCGGAGATTTTAACGGAGATGGTTATGCTGATATGCTCATCGGCGCTCAAGCTTCACCCGCATTCGGTACGATCGGAGCCGCGTTTATCTTTCACAGCTCCGGTCAAAATGGAATTCTTAGTCAAAATTTACTTTCCGGCGGTTCGTATAACACTTTGATCCAAGGACAGAACGGCGGGGAAAGACTCGGCTCAATGGTGTTAGGCGGAGACGTAAACAATGACGGTTATGACGACGCAATTCTAACTTCTCCTTGGGTGAACGGTCTAGGATATATTTTTTATAGCCAAGGACCGTCCGGAGTTCCGTCCAAAAATTTAGGAGCGGGCGGATTGGCCGACATAAAGTATTTGGGGGCGGCCGATAATTTCGGTTCGAGTTCCAGCGTTGGGGATATCAACGCGGACGGATACATGGATCTTGTCATAGGCGCTCCCACATTCAACACAAACCAGGGAAGAATTTATATCTTTATATCAAATGCGGGAACACTTCCTCTAACACCGCAGTATTTAATTTCGCCTAACGCGCAATGTCCTCCGGGGGGAGGATGTGGTTACGCCTCGTCCATGATTCAACTTGCGGATTTCAACGGAGATTCTTGCGCCGATCTCGCGGTAACCGCACAAGGATATGGAACGAACAGAGGGCTCGTATTCGCTTATCATTCTAACTGCAGTTCCACAAATCCGTTTTCGAACACGCCGAGTACAACTTTACTCGGGCCTTCTCTTTCCACATGCAATGCCGGAAACAACTGTAGCTTTGGCTCTTCTATGTCCGCCGGAGATACAAACGGAGACGGTTTTGCCGACCTCCTCGTCGGGGCCTATCAAAGTTCAAACAATTTTGGAAACGTCTATTTATTTCAGAGTGCGGGCGCAAACGGAATTGTAAACGTAGATTTAAGTTCCGGAGGTACCGCCAATGCAACGTTAGGTGGAGAATCCGCCGGCTTGAACTTCGGAATTTTTTCGGTTCTCCAGGACATAAACGGAGATGGATTATCCGATATCCTTGTTTCCGCACCGGATCCAATCGCAACAGGAGCTTCGCAGGTCGGAAAAGGTAAGGTTCATTTTTTTAAGAACGTTCCTTCCGTCGGTCCGGGCAATCAAAACCTGAGCACGGGAGGAAAGGCAACGGCCACTCTGACTTATGTAAACGGGCTTTCTTTTGGAAATTCGGTCGCCTTTGATCAAATCGATTTATTAGAATCGAAGATTTCCTTTCTTTTCCGTTAA